The following are from one region of the Lineus longissimus chromosome 19, tnLinLong1.2, whole genome shotgun sequence genome:
- the LOC135503412 gene encoding uncharacterized protein LOC135503412 produces the protein MSGAVRRSTRIKKKPAYLQDYEWENIREDQPEMEPKQPQTLDLRPVDRLTQLTTSVDRMKRLVDWGRQANSIVEQLEDEVIDQIEERADEAPSMTPSLLAQGDPDTRHQKPEEDNLPEDEEDEDDFDDAKSDQSHQSTQSNRSQLAKVKAELAMLKVKQEKQRYVEQLRIQEAQQKLALAKAEDEAESAKLEAQLLAELDGRGIAKPTMPTKPVVFTLPPRKQRATQFFPVDFSPAGEKHQMTGKRRSASAHNSWIQQVQAQDLASLKFPILSSSNEKVGEKPVLQPFGVLAASKLNPIDELVQSIEESTPMPRPQHSSTPAKDVPEVTPAETKEIQRFFQGLAKPHLPKFDGNRDRFEDWRAKYLLNNLRYQ, from the exons ATGTCTGGTGCTGTTCGGAGGTCGACGCGAATCAAGAAGAAGCCTGCATATCTTCAAGATTACGAGTGGGAAAATATCCGAGAAGATCAACCTGAGATGGAACCGAAGCAGCCACAAACATTGGATCTCCGTCCAG TTGACAGACTGACACAGTTGACTACGAGCGTGGACCGGATGAAGCGCCTTGTAGACTGGGGCCGTCAGGCTAATAGCATCGTCGAGCAGTTAGAAGATGAGGTCATCGACCAGATTGAAGAGCGTGCAGACGAGGCTCCTTCAATGACGCCGTCATTGCTTGCTCAGGGTGACCCAGACACCAGACACCAGAAACCAGAAGAAGATAATCttcctgaagatgaagaagatgaagacgacTTTGATGACGCGAAGAGTGACCAGTCACATCAGTCAACGCAGTCTAACCGTTCACAGTTGGCGAAAGTAAAGGCAGAGTTGGCGATGCTGAAGGTCAAACAAGAGAAGCAGAGGTACGTCGAACAGCTGCGCATCCAGGAAGCTCAACAGAAGTTGGCCTTGGCGAAGGCCGAGGATGAGGCTGAGAGCGCGAAGTTAGAGGCTCAGCTGCTGGCCGAGTTGGATGGCAGAGGCATCGCTAAGCCTACCATGCCTACCAAGCCTGTCGTCTTCACGTTACCGCCTAGAAAGCAAAGAGCGACTCAATTTTTTCCTGTAGATTTCAGCCCAGCAGGGGAAAAGCACCAGATGACAGGGAAGAGACGGTCTGCATCCGCACACAATAGTTGGATCCAGCAGGTTCAAGCTCAGGACCTGGCGAGCTTGAAGTTTCCTATCCTATCCAGCAGTAATGAGAAGGTGGGTGAGAAGCCTGTTTTGCAGCCCTTTGGTGTCCTAGCAGCTTCAAAGTTGAACCCGATTGACGAGTTAGTGCAGTCGATTGAGGAATCTACACCGATGCCAAGACCACAGCATTCCTCCACTCCAGCCAAAGATGTTCCAGAAGTTACACCTGCCGAGACGAAAGAGATACAGCGCTTCTTCCAGGGTCTGGCAAAACCTCATCTACCGAAATTCGATGGCAACAGAGACCGATTCGAAGACTGGAGGGCGAAGTATTTGTTGAACAATCTCAGGTACCAGTAA
- the LOC135503024 gene encoding DBH-like monooxygenase protein 1 homolog — protein sequence MLRMYLLLLLATAGAKAAAPVPSMTYQSNAFLDEAQNIRMYWNHDADTITIELHAKTVGYVAVGFSPAGKMEGGDIIIGWVKEGKAILQDRYAVGNMKPTLDAEKNVELLTGKEEDGYTILKFKRKLDTCDPDHDRAIPSGTVKMIWAIGDTDPHDEEGIYYHNARGQRNIQLLGVIKKAIDLPADSLSYEFRNKDYAVPSDDTTYACQVLRMPKVDKKHHMIQFEPIIKKGHEGLVHHILIYGCTAPSPINDTHEGQQFFCHKNHGEMPWFRWHCEHVIMTWAVGGEIFYFPEHVGFSIGTEFDPDFMIMETHYDNPNLIAGQVDDSGIRIHYTPTLRTYDAGVLDQGKVVDTAHFIPPKSDAWKSYGYCNKKCLNHALEDTPEKQLNVFAVMLHAHLLGVGIKTWHVRDGIELPPIAEDKYYDFNYQTVMTLPEERAIKQNDLIATECTYRSTGRENITYGGLSSRQEMCITFMYYWPRMNMSICSDRTSEWSTYPVIGIWGVGSDGKVTAPPENVNKTPAELWQAVDWSNAEIRTKFEGVEQYGLRTPLCRFMSATGGYAKYQSELFNFTAPTEYYEEPKVKCPAENAINGAGRIETRMLTSIFVAIVIFVASI from the exons ATGTTACGTATGTATTTGCTCCTCTTGTTGGCCACCGCCGGGGCCAAGGCTGCCGCACCAGTCCCCTCCATGACTTACCAAAGCAACGCTTTCTTAGATGAAGCGCAGAACATCCGCATGTACTGGAACCACGATGCGGACACGATCACCATAGAACTCCATGCGAAGACCGTAGGTTACGTTGCTGTGGGGTTCTCCCCTGCCGGAAAGATGGAGGGCGGGGATATCATCATTGGATGGGTGAAGGAAGGAAAGGCTATTCTTCAG GATCGGTATGCTGTGGGTAACATGAAGCCGACATTGGATGCGGAGAAAAATGTTGAACTGCTGACGGGAAAAGAGGAAGATGGTTACACAATCCTCAAGTTCAAGAGGAAACTTGATACATGTGATCCAGATCACGATCGAGCGATACCG AGTGGCACAGTCAAGATGATTTGGGCGATAGGTGACACCGACCCCCATGACGAGGAGGGCATCTACTATCACAATGCTCGGGGACAAAGGAACATCCAGCTCCTCGGAGTCATCAAGAAAGCAATTGATCTGCCCGCCGACAGCCTCTCATACGAATTCAGGAATAAAGAT TACGCTGTTCCGTCTGATGATACGACCTATGCCTGTCAGGTTCTGAGAATGCCGAAGGTTGACAAGAAACATCATATGATTCAG TTCGAGCCGATCATCAAGAAGGGTCACGAGGGCCTGGTCCACCACATCCTCATCTACGGCTGCACGGCGCCATCGCCCATCAACGACACGCACGAGGGCCAGCAGTTCTTCTGCCACAAGAACCACGGAGAGATGCCCTGGTTTAGATGGCACTGCGAGCACGTGATAATGACCTGGGCAGTCGGAGGAGAA ATCTTCTACTTCCCCGAGCATGTCGGATTCTCCATTGGAACAGAGTTCGATCCCGACTTCATGATTATGGAGACGCATTATGACAACCCAAACCTAATCGCTG GGCAAGTTGATGACTCCGGTATACGGATCCACTACACGCCCACCCTTCGGACATACGACGCAGGCGTTCTTGACCAGGGCAAGGTTGTTGACACGGCCCATTTTATTCCGCCAAAGTCAGATGCTTGGAAATCGTACGGTTACTGCAACAAAAAATGCCTCAATCAT GCTTTGGAGGATACTCCAGAGAAACAATTGAATGTTTTCGCTGTGATGCTCCACGCGCATCTTCTCGGAGTCGGAATCAAAACCTGGCATGTCAGAGATGGCATCGAACTACCACCTATCGCCGAGGACAAGTATTACGATTTCAACTACCAGACTGTCATGACACTACCAGAAGAACGCGCCATTAAACAA AATGACCTCATCGCGACGGAATGCACGTACAGATCCACGGGGAGAGAAAACATCACTTAC GGGGGTTTGTCCTCGCGCCAGGAGATGTGCATTACCTTCATGTACTACTGGCCGCGGATGAACATGTCGATATGTTCAGACAGGACCAGTGAGTGGAGCACATATCCGGTCATTGGTATATGGGGTGTAGGAAG CGACGGCAAAGTCACGGCACCACCGGAAAACGTCAACAAAACACCAGCAGAACTCTGGCAAGCAGTTGATTGGTCAAATGCTGAAATACGCACCAAGTTTGAAGGGGTGGAACAATATGGCCTTAGGACACCATTGTGTAGGTTCATGTCGGCTACTGGAGGCTACGCAAAG TATCAGTCGGAATTATTCAACTTCACGGCACCTACGGAATATTACGAGGAGCCAAAAGTTAAATGTCCCGCAGAAAATGCTATCAATGGAGCAGGAAGGATAGAGACCCGGATGTTGACCAGCATTTTCGTTGCTATTGTGATTTTTGTGGCGAGCATCTAG
- the LOC135503413 gene encoding uncharacterized protein LOC135503413 → MAIFKLDQRYGGETRTLKKYLDRLLTWKEVSEGDLRALEELSNQMCDVISKLDDTDHARELIGNTVLYTLVKQKVPHSLLVKYAEQRSTNAQDGLAVFTKWFNRQVCLMLEMSELRAPRTKEKTAEQPHSKRKSESNKSHSYAVSATDSKKTTTSQSKPAEQKDDKRQGTEFECPLCKGSHHVVRCQLWKPASTEERWKIAKEKALCYKCLCGKHMAKNCTKEPRKCEIDGCQRTHHRHLHKKETKTEAAKKNTPEPVGCFGIAGNGQMLMVR, encoded by the exons ATGGCTATTTTTAAACTTGACCAGCGCTATGGGGGGGAAACTCGTACACTAAAGAAATACTTAGATCGGTTGCTAACTTGGAAGGAGGTGTCCGAGGGTGACTTGCGAGCCTTAGAAGAATTGTCTAACCAGATGTGCGATGTAATCTCCAAACTCGATGACACTGACCATGCCCGGGAGTTAATTGGTAACACCGTCTTGTATACTTTAGTGAAGCAAAAGGTTCCACACTCTCTCCTAGTGAAGTATGCAGAGCAGCGCAGTACAAATGCCCAGGATGGtttggctgtattcacgaagtggTTCAACCGGCAAGTTTGCTTGATGTTGGAGATGTCCGAGCTGCGTGCTCCTCGTACCAAGGAAAAAACTGCTGAACAGCCACACAGTAAAAGAAAGTCTGAGAGTAATAAAAGCCATTCTTATGCCGTTTCAGCCACTGACTCTAAGAAGACAACTACTTCCCAGTCGAAGCCTGCCGAACAGAAggatgacaagcgccagggaacagagttcgaatgccCGTTATGCAAGGGCAGTCATCATGTGGTGAGATGCCAGTTGTGGAAGCCAGCCTCCACCGAAGAGCGATGGAAAATAGCGAAGGAAAAAGCCTTATGTTACAAGTGCCTGTGTGGGAAACACATGGCGAAGAATTGCACGAAGGAGCCCCGGAAGTGCGAGATAGACGGATGCCAGCGGACCCACCATCGACATCTGCACAAGAAAGAAACCAAGACAGAAGCTGCCAAGAAGAACACACCTGAGCCTGTTGGGTGTTTTGGAATTGCTGGGAATGGTCAG ATGTTGATGGTCAGATGA
- the LOC135503414 gene encoding uncharacterized protein LOC135503414 codes for MSVEDLTSPNVWFQGPEFLHKEESQWPTCKTLINPTDQAVIESSKSCVQTNAMVAVSTPELLERMNYTKYSTWNRLVRVMAWMIRFVHIVRGGPQQRVNRQEPDKNGCNSSELDGSDRQYDGHTSKCKNSGDRQADTDEIPNDALSRDEYQESELAIVRMVQRACLFEDYNALLVGNSARVMKKSALRSLNPFLDADGVMRVGGRLQHADLPYDVRHPIILPSSHHISVLIVRRAHLYAGHSRGVNATLADIRLRFWILNGREAVKKVAYCCYQCRKMKEQPATQMMAPLPASRVMMSLRAFSYCGVDFAGPFVTKITRFKSAKRYMCLFTCLQTRGVHLEMAYSLETDGFLMAFSRMVARRGKPIEVVSDNGGCLVKGESTLREFVEGMDRTKIVDSVSNQGIRWKFNPPYGSHHGGVFESLIKSAKKALYSIFGEAHLTDEELLTGIVEVEGMLNSRPLTYVSSDPKDLEVLTPNHFLVGQCGGQLAPQIVDETDYNPRHRWRLVQDMLYRFWVRWQKEYLTLQQQRGKWREVHSDLAVDDVVVLQEQGCPRWSWPIGKVTEVERGSDGHIRTATVLSRGKTYRRPITRLVPLIAADGETTTEKADDKK; via the coding sequence ATGTCGGTGGAGGATCTGACCAGTCCGAATGTATGGTTCCAGGGCCCGGAATTCTTACATAAGGAAGAGAGCCAGTGGCCGACGTGTAAGACTCTGATCAACCCTACAGACCAAGCTGTAATCGAGTCTTCCAAGTCGTGTGTGCAGACAAATGCCATGGTTGCAGTTTCAACACCAGAACTTCTCGAAAGAATGAACTACACCAAGTACTCCACATGGAATCGATTGGTACGTGTGATGGCTTGGATGATAAGGTTTGTCCACATTGTTAGAGGAGGACCTCAGCAGAGGGTGAATCGACAGGAACCTGACAAGAATGGGTGCAATTCCAGCGAGTTAGATGGGTCTGATCGACAGTATGATGGTCACACTTCAAAATGTAAGAATTCCGGTGATAGACAAGCTGATACTGACGAAATTCCGAATGATGCCTTATCACGTGACGAGTACCAAGAATCTGAGCTCGCCATTGTGAGAATGGTACAGCGGGCCTGCCTGTTTGAAGACTACAACGCGTTGCTGGTAGGTAATAGTGCGAGGGTGATGAAGAAAAGCGCATTAAGAAGTCTTAACCCATTCCTAGATGCTGATGGTGTGATGAGAGTGGGAGGTCGTTTGCAGCATGCCGACCTACCATACGATGTTAGACATCCAATCATTCTTCCTAGTTCACATCACATTTCAGTACTGATTGTGAGAAGAGCCCACCTGTATGCCGGGCATTCACGTGGAGTGAATGCTACCCTGGCTGATATAAGGCTGCGATTTTGGATCTTGAATGGGCGAGAAGCCGTCAAAAAGGTGGCTTATTGCTGTTACCAGTGTAGAAAGATGAAGGAACAACCAGCAACCCAGATGATGGCTCCGCTACCAGCCTCCAGAGTTATGATGTCTCTCAGGGCCTTCTCCTACTGTGGTGTTGATTTTgctggcccctttgttactaaGATCACTAGATTCAAATCTGCTAAGAGgtacatgtgtttgtttacttgtTTGCAGACTAGAGGCGTTCACTTGGAGATGGCCTACTCGTTGGAGACGGATGGATTCTTGATGGCCTTTTCAAGAATGGTGGCACGCAGAGGAAAACCGATAGAAGTCGTCAGTGATAACGGAGGGTGCTTGGTAAAAGGAGAGAGTACCCTGAGAGAATTCGTGGAGGGCATGGATCGGACGAAGATAGTCGACTCTGTGAGTAATCAGGGCATCCGTTGGAAGTTCAACCCTCCGTATGGCTCCCACCATGGTGGGGTGTTTGAGTCGCTCATTAAGTCTGCCAAGAAAGCCTTGTATTCGATTTTTGGAGAAGCCCACCTGACTGACGAAGAGTTGCTGACAGGGATTGTCGAAGTAGAAGGTATGCTGAACTCCAGGCCGTTGACGTATGTTAGCTCCGACCCTAAAGATTTAGAAGTGTTGACGCCTAATCATTTCCTGGTAGGACAGTGCGGTGGACAGTTGGCTCCCCAGATCGTGGATGAGACTGACTACAACCCACGACATCGATGGCGCCTAGTCCAAGACATGTTGTACAGGTTCTGGGTTAGATGGCAGAAGGAGTATTTGACTCTCCAACAGCAGagaggaaaatggagagaagtcCATTCTGATTTGGCAGTCGATGATGTCGTTGTCCTGCAGGAGCAAGGTTGCCCCCGTTGGAGCTGgccgattggaaaagtcactgaAGTAGAGAGAGGTTCTGATGGTCATATAAGAACAGCGACAGTCTTGTCCAGAGGAAAAACGTATCGACGTCCTATCACGCGCCTTGTTCCGTTGATTGCAGCCGATGGTGAGACGACTACCGAAAAAGCAGACGACAAGAAGTAG